In Saccharothrix syringae, the following are encoded in one genomic region:
- a CDS encoding TetR/AcrR family transcriptional regulator, producing MAPRRAAALRDGDVSLRDHLIATATRLIAERGTAGLTVRDIARTADVAVGVLYNHFADKEELLALALHEHVRSTGRRLGAPTADGTLEENLRAFVAHAIEVHAAILPAFAGLVGQPEVFARFDALPDPLADGRGLHAALAGYLGSERDRGRVAAGTDVGAVATLVIGACHELVLPRLYRGPRAVVEVPDGYAEALVSTVLNGIAPR from the coding sequence ATGGCACCCAGACGAGCAGCGGCCCTGCGCGACGGCGACGTGAGCCTGCGCGACCACCTCATCGCGACGGCGACCCGCCTGATCGCCGAGCGCGGCACCGCCGGCCTCACCGTCCGCGACATCGCCCGCACCGCCGACGTGGCGGTGGGCGTGCTCTACAACCACTTCGCCGACAAGGAGGAACTGCTCGCGCTGGCCCTGCACGAGCACGTCCGCTCGACCGGGCGGCGCCTGGGCGCCCCGACCGCGGACGGCACGCTGGAGGAGAACCTGCGCGCGTTCGTCGCGCACGCCATCGAGGTGCACGCCGCGATCCTGCCCGCGTTCGCCGGCCTGGTCGGGCAGCCGGAGGTCTTCGCCAGGTTCGACGCCCTGCCCGACCCCCTGGCCGACGGCCGCGGCCTGCACGCCGCCCTGGCCGGGTACCTGGGCTCCGAACGCGACCGCGGCCGGGTGGCGGCGGGCACCGACGTGGGGGCGGTGGCCACGCTCGTGATCGGCGCGTGCCACGAACTGGTCCTGCCCCGGCTGTACCGCGGCCCGCGGGCGGTGGTGGAGGTGCCGGACGGGTACGCGGAGGCCCTGGTGTCCACCGTGCTCAACGGCATCGCGCCGCGCTGA
- a CDS encoding YnfA family protein, whose translation MTVVRSLVLFALAALAEIGGAWLVWQGVREHRGLLWVGAGAVALGLYGFVATLQPDANFGRVLAAYGGVFVAGSLAWGVLVDGFRPDRWDCAGAVICLAGMAVIMYAPR comes from the coding sequence ATGACGGTCGTCCGCTCGCTGGTGCTGTTCGCGCTGGCCGCGCTCGCCGAGATCGGCGGCGCGTGGCTGGTCTGGCAGGGGGTGCGCGAGCACCGCGGCCTGCTGTGGGTCGGCGCGGGCGCGGTGGCGCTGGGCCTCTACGGGTTCGTGGCCACGCTCCAGCCCGACGCGAACTTCGGCCGGGTCCTCGCCGCCTACGGCGGGGTGTTCGTGGCCGGGTCGCTGGCGTGGGGCGTGCTCGTCGACGGCTTCCGCCCCGACCGGTGGGACTGCGCGGGCGCGGTGATCTGCCTCGCGGGCATGGCCGTGATCATGTACGCGCCGCGCTGA
- a CDS encoding class I SAM-dependent methyltransferase — translation MPDVVNTHQAEAWNGDEGTHWADHHDRYDALNSGYNDTLLTAAGIGPTDRVLDVGCGNGQLTRLAARRAGRALGVDLSAPMLARARALATGEGVPNVEFEQGDAQVFPFPPAGFDVALSRFGVMFFADPVRAFANVRAALREDGRLAFLSLRGLGDLADVLAALDGGGPQPGPAGPLSLSDPDVVRRVLGGAGFRDVTTTPVDAPQVWGGDVADATAFLMAWGPVRYALRDADQAGRDRVERAVADALAPHATPGGVRLRGEALLVTARA, via the coding sequence GTGCCCGACGTGGTCAACACGCACCAGGCCGAGGCGTGGAACGGTGACGAGGGCACCCACTGGGCCGACCACCACGACCGCTACGACGCGCTGAACAGCGGCTACAACGACACCCTGCTCACCGCCGCCGGCATCGGCCCCACCGACCGCGTCCTGGACGTCGGCTGCGGGAACGGCCAGCTCACCCGGCTCGCCGCCCGCCGAGCCGGCCGGGCGCTCGGGGTGGACCTGTCGGCCCCGATGCTCGCCCGCGCCCGGGCCCTGGCGACCGGGGAAGGCGTGCCCAACGTCGAGTTCGAGCAGGGCGACGCGCAGGTCTTCCCGTTCCCGCCCGCCGGTTTCGACGTCGCGCTGAGCCGGTTCGGCGTCATGTTCTTCGCCGACCCGGTCCGGGCCTTCGCCAACGTCCGCGCGGCCCTGCGCGAGGACGGCCGGCTGGCCTTCCTGTCCCTGCGCGGCCTGGGCGACCTGGCCGACGTGCTGGCCGCGCTCGACGGCGGCGGCCCGCAGCCGGGCCCGGCCGGCCCGCTGTCGCTGTCCGACCCGGACGTGGTCCGCCGGGTGCTCGGCGGGGCGGGCTTCCGCGACGTCACCACCACCCCCGTCGACGCCCCGCAGGTGTGGGGCGGGGACGTGGCGGACGCCACGGCGTTCCTCATGGCCTGGGGCCCGGTCCGGTACGCCCTGCGCGACGCCGACCAGGCCGGGCGCGACCGGGTCGAACGGGCCGTGGCCGACGCCCTGGCCCCGCACGCGACGCCGGGCGGGGTCCGGCTGCGCGGCGAGGCCCTGCTGGTCACGGCACGGGCCTGA
- a CDS encoding alpha-glucuronidase — MTSPDPAWLPASAFRPLGSRRVRVVGDGPLVTTVRDEVAAAVAGHGGALVEDGPVDLELVCAGGDGSEAFTVERAGTTAVRATGGAGLLYGFHHVVRLGEAAFGADFPVEHHAPRRPVRMLDHWDNTEVHPVMGQVERGYAGDSIFYADGRVRDDLSRVAAYARLLGSIGVNRVGLNNVNVHRAEARLLTDLLPDVVRLAEVFRPHGIRVHLSVSFAAPVTLGGLPTADPLDPGVRRWWDRATADVYAAIPDFGGYVVKADSEGQPGPFAYGRTHADGANLLARALAPFGGTVFWRAFVYDHHQDWRDRTTDRARAAHDHFAPLDGAFDPNVVLQVKYGPMDFQAREPVSPVIAAMPRTRLAVELQVTQEYTGQQKHVCHLVPQWREILRFPLAGDAVGDLVDGVVAVSNVGRDRFWTGHPLAQANLFGFGRLAWDDRLAPEAVLDEWIGLTFDDPAVREPLHELMDGSWHTYERYTAPLGVGFMVNPAGHYGPAVDGYEYSRWGTYHFADRDGVGVDRTRATGTGFTGQYPAPWRDVYESLETCPDELLLFFHHVPYDHVLRSGTTVVQHIYDTHFAGVEEVARMVEVWAELEGRVPDAVHARVEELLAEQLRCATEWRDQVNTYFFRKSGVPDARGRRIH; from the coding sequence GTGACCTCACCTGACCCGGCCTGGTTGCCCGCCTCCGCCTTCCGCCCCCTCGGCTCCCGGCGCGTCCGGGTCGTGGGGGACGGCCCGCTCGTGACCACGGTGCGCGACGAGGTGGCCGCCGCGGTGGCCGGGCACGGCGGTGCCCTGGTCGAGGACGGCCCGGTGGACCTGGAGCTGGTGTGCGCGGGCGGGGACGGCTCCGAGGCGTTCACCGTCGAGCGCGCCGGCACCACGGCGGTCCGGGCCACCGGCGGCGCGGGCCTGCTCTACGGCTTCCACCACGTGGTGCGGCTGGGCGAGGCCGCGTTCGGCGCCGACTTCCCGGTCGAGCACCACGCGCCCCGGCGGCCGGTCCGGATGCTCGACCACTGGGACAACACCGAGGTCCACCCGGTGATGGGCCAGGTCGAGCGGGGCTACGCGGGCGACTCGATCTTCTACGCCGACGGCCGCGTGCGCGACGACCTGTCCCGGGTCGCGGCCTACGCCCGGCTGCTCGGCTCGATCGGCGTCAACCGGGTCGGCCTGAACAACGTCAACGTGCACCGCGCCGAGGCCCGCCTGCTCACCGACCTGCTGCCGGACGTGGTGCGGCTGGCCGAGGTGTTCCGGCCCCACGGCATCCGGGTCCACCTGTCGGTGAGCTTCGCCGCCCCCGTCACCCTCGGCGGCCTGCCCACGGCCGACCCGCTCGACCCCGGGGTCCGGCGGTGGTGGGACCGCGCCACCGCCGACGTCTACGCCGCCATCCCCGACTTCGGCGGGTACGTGGTCAAGGCCGACTCCGAGGGGCAGCCCGGCCCCTTCGCCTACGGCCGCACCCACGCCGACGGCGCGAACCTGCTCGCCCGCGCCCTCGCGCCGTTCGGCGGCACGGTCTTCTGGCGCGCCTTCGTCTACGACCACCACCAGGACTGGCGGGACCGCACCACCGACCGCGCCCGCGCCGCGCACGACCACTTCGCCCCGCTTGACGGCGCGTTCGACCCGAACGTCGTGCTCCAGGTCAAGTACGGCCCGATGGACTTCCAGGCGCGCGAACCGGTGTCCCCGGTGATCGCCGCGATGCCGCGCACCCGGCTGGCCGTCGAGCTGCAGGTCACCCAGGAGTACACCGGGCAGCAGAAGCACGTCTGCCACCTGGTCCCGCAGTGGCGCGAGATCCTGCGCTTCCCCCTGGCCGGGGACGCCGTCGGCGACCTGGTGGACGGCGTCGTCGCCGTGTCGAACGTCGGTCGGGACCGGTTCTGGACCGGCCACCCGCTGGCCCAGGCCAACCTGTTCGGCTTCGGCCGGCTGGCCTGGGACGACCGACTGGCGCCGGAGGCGGTGCTGGACGAGTGGATCGGCCTGACGTTCGACGACCCGGCCGTGCGCGAGCCGCTGCACGAGCTGATGGACGGCTCGTGGCACACCTACGAGCGCTACACGGCGCCCCTGGGCGTGGGTTTCATGGTCAACCCGGCCGGCCACTACGGCCCCGCCGTGGACGGCTACGAGTACTCGCGCTGGGGCACCTACCACTTCGCCGACCGCGACGGCGTCGGCGTGGACCGCACCCGCGCCACCGGCACCGGGTTCACCGGCCAGTACCCGGCGCCGTGGCGGGACGTCTACGAGTCGCTGGAGACCTGCCCGGACGAGCTGCTGCTGTTCTTCCACCACGTCCCGTACGACCACGTGCTGCGCTCGGGCACGACGGTGGTCCAGCACATCTACGACACCCACTTCGCCGGGGTCGAGGAGGTGGCGCGGATGGTCGAGGTCTGGGCGGAGCTGGAGGGGCGCGTGCCGGACGCGGTGCACGCCCGGGTGGAGGAGCTGCTGGCCGAGCAGCTGCGGTGCGCCACCGAGTGGCGCGACCAGGTGAACACGTACTTCTTCCGCAAGTCGGGCGTGCCGGACGCGCGGGGGCGCCGCATCCACTGA
- a CDS encoding pirin family protein — translation MSNVETDPAALVCGSAPGAAVEVLGARTVPLGGPRAMTVRRTLPQKSRSLIGAWCFADHYGPDDVSHSGGMDVAPHPHTGLQTASWLFSGEIEHRDSLGVHAVVRPGELNLMTAGHGICHSEVSTPATTVLHGVQLWIALPDADRDAPRDFQHHVPEPVALAGATARVFLGTLAGRTSPVRTFTPLLGAELVLDPGARLVLGTDPAFEHGVLLDQGDLVLEGTALTAGALGYVGVGHDRLTLHNPGGAPARAVLLGGEPFGERLVMWWNFVGRSHDEVVRFREQWQEGAERFGRVEGYAGDRLPAPPMPMGRLRPRGNP, via the coding sequence GTGAGCAACGTCGAGACCGACCCCGCCGCGCTGGTCTGCGGGAGCGCCCCCGGTGCCGCGGTCGAGGTCCTCGGGGCCCGGACCGTGCCGCTGGGCGGCCCGCGGGCGATGACCGTGCGCCGCACGCTGCCGCAGAAGTCGCGGTCGCTGATCGGCGCCTGGTGCTTCGCCGACCACTACGGCCCCGACGACGTCTCGCACAGCGGCGGCATGGACGTCGCGCCGCACCCGCACACCGGCCTGCAGACCGCGAGCTGGCTGTTCAGCGGCGAGATCGAGCACCGGGACAGCCTGGGCGTGCACGCGGTGGTGCGGCCGGGCGAGCTGAACCTGATGACCGCCGGGCACGGCATCTGCCACTCGGAGGTGTCCACCCCCGCCACCACCGTGCTGCACGGCGTGCAGCTGTGGATCGCGCTGCCCGACGCCGACCGCGACGCGCCCCGCGACTTCCAGCACCACGTCCCCGAGCCGGTCGCGCTGGCCGGCGCGACCGCGCGCGTGTTCCTGGGCACGCTGGCCGGCCGCACGTCCCCGGTGCGCACCTTCACGCCCCTGCTGGGCGCCGAGCTGGTGCTGGACCCCGGTGCCCGGCTCGTGCTGGGCACCGACCCGGCCTTCGAGCACGGCGTGCTGCTCGACCAGGGCGACCTGGTGCTGGAGGGCACCGCGCTGACCGCCGGCGCGCTCGGCTACGTGGGCGTCGGCCACGACCGGCTGACCCTGCACAACCCCGGTGGCGCGCCGGCCCGCGCGGTGCTGCTCGGCGGCGAGCCGTTCGGCGAGCGGTTGGTGATGTGGTGGAACTTCGTCGGGCGCAGCCACGACGAGGTGGTGCGGTTCCGCGAGCAGTGGCAGGAGGGGGCCGAGCGGTTCGGCCGGGTCGAGGGCTACGCCGGCGACCGCCTGCCCGCTCCCCCGATGCCGATGGGCCGGCTGCGGCCGCGCGGCAACCCGTGA
- a CDS encoding GrpB family protein, whose translation MPTFEDITRHHDADPDEHPWVNGPPPPTTVVLTPYDPGWPHRYRTLAADVRAALGDVALDVEHVGSTSVEGLAAKDIIDIDLIVADPRDEDAYVPPLTGLGYTLVVREPSFHQHRMLRLADPVVNLHVFGPDSPEVVRHRMFRDWLRTHPEDRARYEEAKRAAIPGGGNVMAYNARKQEVIREIYDRLFRAAGML comes from the coding sequence ATGCCCACTTTCGAGGACATCACCCGGCACCACGACGCCGACCCCGACGAGCACCCCTGGGTCAACGGCCCGCCACCGCCCACGACGGTCGTGCTCACCCCGTACGACCCCGGGTGGCCGCACCGGTACCGGACCCTGGCGGCCGACGTCCGGGCCGCGCTCGGCGACGTGGCGCTGGACGTGGAGCACGTCGGGTCGACCTCCGTCGAGGGGCTCGCCGCCAAGGACATCATCGACATCGACCTCATCGTCGCCGACCCGCGCGACGAGGACGCCTACGTCCCGCCGCTGACCGGCCTCGGCTACACCCTCGTGGTGCGGGAGCCCTCGTTCCACCAGCACCGCATGCTGCGGCTCGCGGACCCCGTGGTGAACCTGCACGTGTTCGGCCCGGACTCGCCGGAGGTCGTCCGGCACCGCATGTTCCGCGACTGGCTGCGCACCCACCCGGAGGACCGCGCGCGCTACGAGGAGGCGAAGCGGGCGGCGATCCCCGGCGGCGGGAACGTGATGGCCTACAACGCCCGCAAGCAGGAGGTCATCCGGGAGATCTACGACCGGCTCTTCCGCGCCGCCGGGATGCTCTAG